The Vespa velutina chromosome 15, iVesVel2.1, whole genome shotgun sequence DNA window ACGAATTAGATGCACGAATCAAAAGTATCGATAATCTGGTTGAAAAAGGTATCCCAatcttgtaatatttttttttttttttttttttttttttttttttttcgttacgtCATTTTTCATCCCTTTTGTTCATATTTCGCGTTATTACCTTGCTAGGTCAGATGCAAATCGATCAAGAAATGTCGGAAAGATTATCGCAGATGTACGAGAAACTACATTCTACGGCTAAAAATTACAAAGATCTGTTGATGTCTCTGATTTCAATATTTGAATGCCTTCACGAGGTGGAACACAAGATGGACGAGGCTAAAACAAAGGTCGATTATATAACGTCATTCTCTAAGTCGTACGACGTCGACGGAGCTGTGAACGATCTCGAAATGATGAAACGAACGATTACGGAGTCCTTGAAGCATATCCAAACAGAGATTGAAGCAGTCATCGTTAGGATAAAACAATTAGAACCATCGGATGCTGCTTTACGGGATATCGAGAAACTGAGGCAGGCTTTGGATAACGTTGCCTCGCCATTCCAAAGATTCACGGTTGAAACATCAACGCGCATCGAGGAACATCGCCGGATCTGTATCTTTGGCGAGGATCTCTCGCGTATAGACTCGGATTTACGTGATTTGAACGATCAATTGCAAACTGTCGATGGAAGATCCAATGAGAATTTACAAGGTGCCAAAGCAGCGGCCGCTGCTTTTAGTCAGTTCGAGGCAACTATGACGGTAAGTTCGATTaaattgataagaaataattttatagttaaTTATAACAAGTGATCACTTTGCTGCTGCTATAATTGACGATGGAATTTTAAATTACGGTAAGACAATAATATCCAAGAGATAATCAATGTTTTtagacatttatttataattttatagattttggAACAAAGAATAGACGTCTTTGTAAGAACGACAGAGGATACCATAGTGACTTCAGCACCACATGTGAGAAATGATTTGACATCTTTGAAGGAAAAATGGAGGGATCTGAAGTCGCGTAtggaaaattcgaaaaagcgAATGGTCTTGTGTATTCAGTATTTCGAGCTATTAGAAGAGGCCAAAGAATGGTATAGAGAGGGTGGTAAACTCTTGATAGTTATTGCTAGGAAAGCCACTAGCGTGAAAGTTCCAAAAGATGCTACTGATTTGTTACTAGAGATCGATAATTACTTGAAACCAGGTGAACAGAATCAAGAAAATAGAATCGAAAGATTGAAGGAATTGTCTACGATTATTTTTGGTACCGATAGATTGCCACAGTTCAATGAAGTTATAGTTGAGAATCGGCAGATGTTAGATTCGTTCGCCGTTATTTCATCGGAATTGCGTACCTTAGTGCAGAATTTACAAAATGCCGAAGACCTGAGGGAAAAGCTAAGAATGGAAAAGTTGGAAGCTGATGAGAAATTGCATGCTGTTAAGAGAGAAATGGCAGCCGCCGAGGCAGCCAGAAATGAGGCTGAAAATGCAAGGAAGGTGGCAGAGAAAATAGCTGCAGAAACATTGGAACGTGCCGAGATGGAAGCAAAGAGattgaaagaggaaaagcTTGCTAAACTCGAAGCTCAGAAGATCATAACACAGCCGCCGTCATTTTCTGTATCCGCTCAGACGGACAAATTTGAGAGTACCGATGAAAGATATATCCACGAGAGTCATACTTCGGCCGTAACGAAAAAGGAGATTCATATTTTACAAAAGGTAAAGTAAAATCCTTGATTTTTGATTGCTTTTCggacgaattattttattatgaatttgaTCGTTTAATTGGATTTTAGATGGAAGTAGAGAAGATCGTACCCATCGTGCAAAAAGAGCCAAGCCCACCAAAGCAAATGACCGAAGAATCTCATAAATCAATCGTACATGAAGTAGAGCAAAAGGTATCTCCTGAATTTACTATTCCTTTGAATGATGCAACTGTTCAAGAGGGCGAAAGGTTTACTTTCGAGTGCCGCTTGATCGGATATCCCATACCAGAAGTGGTTTGGTACAAGGATGGAATatccattttaaataatcctGATTATCTCACCACCTTCCATCAAGGAATTTGTACCCTTACAATCGAAGAAACGTTTGCCGAGGATTCAGCAAGGTTTACTTGCAAGGCGTTCAATAATCTTGGATCTGCTGAAACATCAGCAATGCTAACGGTCAAgggtaataaaattaattattaatatttgattattattatttattattccattGATATGAGTCAAAGGAAAATATACAAGTgttctcttttgtatttttatttcttcgcgTTTCTATAGAAACAGCACCAGAGGAGCAACCCAGTCCTCCTGTCTTCGTTAAAGAATTACAACCATCGGTGGCAATTGAAAGTTCCTCTCATAGATTGGAATGTACGGTAGAAGGAAATCCATTACCAACAGTTCAGTGGTACAAAAACGAAACTAACATTGATAATTCGCCTGATTACGTTATAACTTATAACAACGGTGAAGCTTGTCTGAGTTTCGAAGAAGTTTTCTTAGACGATAGAGCTATCTATACCTGCAAAGCCACCAATCGCCTTGGACAAGTGTCTACTTCTGCTGTCCTTGACGTAGAATGTAAGCAATAATTTCGTTTGcaatcatatttcttttataatacgatTTCGCGTgctatattcatatataaatatattgacatTGTTATAGCAATGGAAACGTCTACGGAGAAACCTTATTTCTTGACACCATTATCGAACGCGATGGCGAGAGCAGGACAGAGAGTAAAACTAGAATGTGAAGCTACCGGTAATCCAATACCACGATTATCTTGGACACACGATGGAAAGCCGATAGATGAGACCATTCACACGAAAGTAATTATTCCTTCATCAATAAAGTTTACTTTCCTTCTGTTACTTGTTCTCTATATCAGCATTTCTTTTTACCATGCGGCCCAATACATTTGTTTGTAATGATACCGCGGCCCAATACATTTGTTTGTAATGGTACCGCGgctcaaatatttataatataacattttgaAGAACCTGATAGATTGGAgtcattgtattatattattttaatgatataactCTTACTGCGATAATATATCCCCGCTTTGACCTATGATAGTAGTTATCATTTTTTGCGGTCCATTAAAACATTTGACAATATCGTAAGTCGAGAAACGCTTTTCTAAATCATTCGAATCAATGACATTTCGAAATAATCCTTTCAGATTCAAACGGAGAGTGGTCGAACGAGTTTGATCATTTCGGAAGCTTTTCCGAAAGATGCTGGATGTTATACGGTGATAGCTAAAAATGATGTAGGCGAAGCTAGTGTATCGTGCAATGTATCAGTGAAAGGACGTCTTCCTCGTGAAACCAGTGATTCCGAATTCGCCTGCAGTGACATGGAGCCCACAGAACCGAAAATTCAACTTCGTCTGAAGGATCATGAAGTTGTCGAAGGGCACACGGTCAGGTTGGATTGTGTTATAGTTGGCCAACCTGAACCCGAGGTGAATTGTCTATCCCATTGATTTTGATACACTAATTTTCTTACGAACTTTGATAATTAACGAAACTTGACTGCTCTAGGTAATCTGGTATCACAATGATAAGCCCGTGAAGGAATCGGcagattttcaattattatttcaaggCGACAAGTGCTCCTTGATTATCCATGAAGCTTTCGTAGATGATGCCGGAGTATACAGGGTGGTCGCCATTAATTCTGGCGGTGAAACGTCTAGTCAGTGTACATTAAAAGTTATACGTAAGTTGAGCTCGCAAAATATCATGAAATATGGTAGGATCtaatagatttaatttaaagGCTTGAATTATATTAGCAATTTCTCGTCATTCAGAAGACGTGGACTCAAAGGACAAACAAGCTTCCGAATCAGCAATACCTAATTCACCACCAAAATTTGTGAAATTGCCGACTGATTCTTTGGTAGCCGAAGGTGAGGATGTGAGTTTTGAATGTGCAGTGACTGGTGAACCGAAACCAGAAGTCAAATGGTACTTTGACAACAGTGAAATCATACCAGACAAGAGAATCTTGGTGAGttcttattctatatatatatatatatatattttttttttttttttttcttttttttattccatttaattcttttatctcaATTTgctgattaatattattcttttactttgatagataaaacaaaaggagGATGGTACGATTACGATGAAGATTTTATCAGCCATTCCAGAAGATAAAGGTAATTATGTGGTCAAGGCTACGAATACTTGCGGAGAGGCTAAGGCTTTTGCCAGATTGGTCGTACGATCGTTGAGTGACttcaggaaaaaagaagaatttgtcAAAATGGAAGAGAAATTGATACCACCGAGTTTCAAGGAACGATTTACGAGTAGGCTCGTACCAGAAGGGGTATCTACAAAATTTGAATGCATTGCCATTGGAAAACCTGCACCTAAGGTagactttatatattatcatttttatcagttaataataaaataataaatgattcgGATGAAAATGTAGGATGATCATTGAGCATAGAATAATTTCTAGtctctcgttcgttcaattaacgataaagaataaacaatAACAGACGATCACTTATGACCAACGCTATAAGCGATACTAATCGATGGTCGAAGGTCAAGCTAGCGCGCGGATCCTCCAAAGAAACCGAACTTGTTCGCaatgaaatcttttcttcgatatctCGAATCGACTAGCCTTCGAAAGTTGGCCAGCCTGTTAAGAGGTAACCGACCAAAGAGTAATTTCGTGCTACCGGGTTATATTTAAACCTCGTACAATGTATCACGTTTGAAAATCTGCGAGCGCGTCCGCGAGCGGAAAAACTCGGCAGAAGTTCGTACGACGCGTCGTCGTGCGAATCATCGGGAAGATGATTCGTTGATTGAGAacataaggagaaaaaagaaaaaaggaaaaagataatacgaaaaacgaacaagaaagaaaacaaggcaaaaaagaataaatttctacTCGACATTTAGATTCAGTGGTTGTTCAACGATCGACCGGTCCATGGAAAAGATTTCTTGGTCTCCGTTAGTGGCGATCGGCAGGTACTGACGATACCAGAAACCGAAAGTTCGCATGCTGGGACAATATCTTGCGTGGCGGAGAACACCGCCGGTAAAGCGACCTGTAACGCCAAATTAGAAATCGGTGAGTTTCATCttaaatcgtttcttttttttttttttttttttttttttttatatatccaatctatcctattttttcttttttttttttttttttctattttgtttctattttattatcgagtcTATTGCACCCTCATCGAGAATGGCGATGGcaaaataacaacgatatgGGCAATGGTGCCACGAGTTATTAATACTCTTATTTCTGAGCAAGAGCttcttattgaaaatttcattcacgAGTATCGGCGAGGCAAAAGTCCGATTTAACGCCCGAGAATTATATGACATCGTGACACAGCTGCCTACCCTTTTGAAATTTGATAGGTTCGCACTATTTTTGATTGGCCGTacgattcgatttttttcatcgattgcCTCGTCCGAATAATTACGTCTACTTTCCGTTTTTATTCTACTTGTCCGTTTGATGGGATAAGAACCCGGTCAATTTTTATTGCTCAAACAATATTGGATGATTCCAATATTGTGGGTGAGCGAGCATCGCGCATGCGCTCTTCAAAcgacgaatttatttttaaccgTGGGTGCAGTTGaagaaattcttcttttccgtATCTTTTCCATCGCCGCTATGAGACATTACTTTGAGTCATGACTATAAGTAGATTTCTTATAATTCCAAAACTGTTACAAATTTTGTCGCTCACTATgtagatatttcaaatttaattattataacgtcgGAACAATATATACCAATTGATTTATCTTCCTATAACGTAAGACAGttccgtatttttttttttttttatacatatgtatgtatatacgtatgtatgtatgtatgtatgtacgtttgcAAGTTAAGTCAGTCCACGCTTTTCGAGcgtctcttcgtctctctttctttctctttcaaagacacgtacacgtacacgtatacgATACATGTAGAAACCGTGTTATTTTTGTCGGCGGCACGAATACCCAGTACGTAGCTTAGTCTAGAGTCGCTAACGCCGAGAATTTAACTGCTCCTTCTTCTGGGAGTCAAGCTTCTATTAAGACACTTTACGAACGACACTACATTGAACCTTGATAAAGAATATCAAGACAAAAAGAATCGGTAAATTCTTTGTTTAggatttatcaaatatattttaggcattccaataaaaaacaataatataaatcaacgCCTACAGAATGTCCATGATTAATTTAGCTTATCCAGGACAGGTCAGATTTGCATTTGTGATCTAGATACATCGAAATGCATTCCCTGATCTTTAAGAGTTTAACCGTATGCATTTTGGTAACTGGCCAAGGCATTTGGTTTCACTCAAATAGCAATAAACCAGAAATCAGAGAAGATCGGAAGGATTATGTAGCAAGCTCTTATACTTTTCGCATTTGCTCATTGTTCGTAACAATTTTAAAAGTTATCTTTCTCAATTATGAAATACTTTTCCGTATATCTGTGATATTTGTACTTGAATTGCGCAACCTCGACAAATTCCACATTTGAGTTTGAGCACACGTTTAATCGTGCCaactattaataaattcatgaTTTAAAAGAATCGATCCGTATATAATAGATTCCCTGTCAAATAACAAATAACGATTGATATATTACAGATCGATCAATGTAGAAttcagataatatataaatatcttgagATATTTTGATTGTTGTTTATGCACGTATCGTTACGTGATATTACGagtaatttttcaatcgaaatgTGGGCGATGTCTACGACGAAGGTCgattactaataaaaaaaacacgatGTGTCTAATGATAGACATCACGATTAATCATCCTTGTTAGATATCGGGccgaaaaaggaggaaggtaTAGAAAGAGTACTTGAGTTAGTCGAAGTAAAACCTGTCGAAGACATGCACGCGGCAAGTAGTAGCGACAAACATTTCTCGGCTGAAAAGATGTCGGACGAAGGAGGATTAGGCAGTCAAATTCTAACTAAAATGTCACAAACCATTACGGAATCTACGACAACTCATACGTCCACGAAGAAGGAGTTTATATCATCGATGATGTCCTCGTCAACGGCAACACCCGGACAGGAACCTACCAGCGTTACCGTGAAAAGTACTGTTCACAGTACCGAACAGTCAACTTCTGAAAATGGTGCTCCTCCTGTTGTTCaggtaatatattttcttcgcaGAAATCTTTCGCAATGGCTATAAGAAGAATGTATTGTTCATCAGTCACAGAAAGTCGAGGAGTTCGAAAAGATTGTCCAAGATCAGCCAGGTGAAATTCGACAGGAGAAGACTGTTGTGGTGTCTCAAGGCGAGGAAGGTATAAAACGTGATGGGAAGACTATGCAAGTTCAAAAGCCAACTAGGAAATCAACAGCACCGAGATTCGTTTCGCCGTTAACAGGAATGATCGTGGATCAAGGCGCTGATGTTGTCGTCGAAGGAATTGTTGATGGTAAGAAGAATACATTTGATGCTAACTTGTTGTGAATTgcatgttattattttttttttttttttttttttttttttttggcaaaTCTCATGGCCATTGCACTTTGCTCGAAATTTGTGATCACTTATTATGAAATGCGGCCTCACATTATAACAAGTCgtgaaagattttataaaaggaattcgttttcatttcttttcgtcgTTCAACGATCATCGGGTTATTAATAACTATGTTCGCTCATTGATTTATATAGGCTATCCGCAACCGAATATTTCTTGGTCAAAGAACGGACAGGAATTACAATCTAAGGACGGTGCCAAGACGAGTTATGCTCATAATCACGTACGCTTAGAGTTGAAAAATGTCAACGTGAAAAATGCCGGACGTTACACTTGCACTGCCAGCAATGAATGTGGATCAGCGAGCAGTACTGCTGATCTGGTGGTCAAAAGTGGGTAatccgataataatgatacttcaTTAAAAATCATCGTCGACGTATGAAGAATAACGAGTATAATGATATTTCAGAAACAATCTTCCCACCTGTATTCGGTAGACGATTACAAGCACAAGTTGTGAAACGTGGCGATCGTGTTCTTATGGAAGTTGAAATCACTGGTACTCCAGAGCCTACAGTTATTTGGTACAAAGATGACGTTCCTGTCAAAGAACAACCACCCGCATTGAGAATAAGACAACAAGGCAATTGTTACATATTGCAGATCGATAAAGGTAAATTGTGATTACAATTCTCAAATTGTTGTGCTAGCCACATTTATTTTGtcaaatattatacgtattatttatattttcagcTGAGAAAGTACATGCCGGAAAATATATGGTACGTGCGACTAATGCTGGCGGTGAAGCTCAAAGTATAGCAGATTTTGCTGTGTTCGAACCTACACCCGACACTATGACGGAAGTTCACAAGACGGTTATTTATGAGAATGttcaagataaaaagattatcCAAGTAAGTGTTGCTTTTCTCGCAgggttgtatatatatatatatatatatatatattagggacaatatattaaaattctgaATGAAAATTGTTTACATAAGTGTAAgagttaattatataaaaaaaaatgtatatacttgtatGTAGCCTGACGTAAAAAAGTTCGATGTACCGTCAGCAACTTTGAAGACAGAGCAAGTAGCAGCGACAACGATCCAGCCAAGTTCTATTTTAAAAACTATTCCAACTCCAAGTCCAGCTTCAGCATCTACCTTATCCACAATCCGTACGACCCAAGTAATCGAAGAGCCAGAGATGAAAAGTTGTCGATCGGAAACGATCTCGTCAACGTTTGAAACTCATCAAACCGAGACTAAATCGGAGCAAAAGTTCCACATGAAGTTAGAACATAAAACTCCGCCGATAATCGAACCGAGAGCTCGTCCCGAGCTAACGACCACGGTAAAGCAAGTTACCCAAGAAGAAATCAGTTCTAAATTTATCGAGCCAAAGTCTGTGACCGTGGAAGAAGCGACGAAAATCGAAAACGAGAATATAGAAACTTCGACTATCGCGAGAAAAGATGCATTAAGTTTCTTTGAATCTATTACGAAGGAAAGTGAGAGTGTACCGAAGAGAccaaaagaaatgattaagtTGATCGATGATGCCGATGGAAAGGGTCATGAAGTAAAGGTTGGAAAGCTAACGCAAAATTACGAACGATCCACCGCTTTTCAGGAGATAAAAAAGCCTGAGCCGAAACCGACGGACTTTCAAACGACTAAGAAATCTGTCCAAGATATTTTTACCAAGTTGGAATACGGATCCTCGTCGCGCGGagtagataataaattatttgattttccaTACGAGGAATACAAATTACCACCGTTAGAGACGAAAAAGACGCTTTTGGAAGATATCACTGTATCGGGACCACCGATAATCGAAACGATTTCAAGATTAAAAGCTCAATCTGAAAGTACCGAAACAATGACGGAAGGATTCACTCTGGTACCGGAACCACCACCGGAAATAGGATACATGCCTAAGCCcgaagagattaaaaaaaagagccCTGAGGTACCACTCAAGGCGAAGCAACTTCAagaatcttttgaaaaaacttTATCTCCTATAGACGCACCGGTTGGTGGTgtgaaaatatttcctataACTCCTCAAAAAGTTGTAGAGAGTCCTAAGATTACGAGGAAGCCCTCTGCAATGCCAGCCCCACCATTTGAgcttgaaaaaaaggaagtcaTTGAAGAGATATGCATTAAGAAAGATGTTCATGAGAAAAAGGACAGTAAGATcttgaaggaagaaaaaatcgaaGCGCCAAAGTTCGTTCCAGCACCGAGTGTTGTTAGACCACCATCACCTCCAAGACCCTGGTCGTCGTCATCGGATATAGAAACTAGATCACATGTATCTACGGATATTTCCGAGTACAGATGTCACTCTGCCGCATCCAGCCATCAAGAGATATTACGATCAACTTCACCGCGACCTTCTGCCGATGGTTTAGCGATGGAAAAGTCATGGGCAAAAAAATGTACAGACGCCACGCGAAAATCTTGGCCACCACCGAGTGATTCTACTACGACTATGCCTAAACAATTCCCCGGAGAAGATTATAAGAGCTCGACGAAAGAATTTAAACAGGAAACTGAACATACGTCAGACGGAGGTTTTAAAAGGACAAGTATGGAGTCTTCGAGTACCTTAGAAAAACGTTCTTGGAGTTCGAAACAGGAATCGATGGAGAAAGTTATAGAAAGAGCACCTTCGCCGCCCAAGGTAAAACCGATTATTTATAAGGCTGAAACTATTAAAGTCGATCATGCCATTAATACGATTCAAGAAAAATCGATGCATGAAAAGTATACATCGGAATACGACATCCAGAAACAGGCAAGTTCCGAAAAAACAATCGAAGagttttcattaaaaagtCCTTGGCCAGTGGAAACGGATTTAAAAGCACCTGGATTAGTGAAAAGTGTCGAACCaccgaaaaaaatatttgtcctACCGCAGGAATCTTCTTCCATGACAACCGAATCTCATTCGTATGATTCGGTTATTTTGGAACCTGGTCCACCGCCGGAAATTGGCTATGTGCCACCACCgacgataaaagagaaaaaaatagagaagatcGAGAAAACGCTAGAAATGTCATTAGAGACTAAGCCAGCTAAAATTCCACCGGGCGCTATTAGAACTATACCACCACCAGTTTcgcaaaaaaaggaagaaccaccaccaccaccaccaccggtTCTACCACCCAAAGATGTTCGAATCACTCCGCCGCCTATTCCCGCGAAACAATCTCTTTTGGATAATTTAGAACCTTTTCCGTTCAAACCATCTCCATCGCCGACGGTAACTAAACCAGCCACGAAATTTTTGCCACCTGTAACGCCAACTAAATTTGTTAAAGGAACTTTCGGAAGTGATTACGAATC harbors:
- the LOC124954284 gene encoding titin isoform X13, which gives rise to MSEAEDASGKAANLTAVEAISAKLAEVTRLAEKLDAKLCEAGARTQPVPIPSSALSISSTLTPTTTTLACTTSPVVLPKSITTTTISSITAPISEITPTFVYSNDSASSSIGANDVSTLTSSSNFGLLPGPIVSHVEDTKTSSAVSSIPSGSFPSMMASSEVVSNGSSMTDAAEEKQEIEDVEKLHEESTNEDVNVDGYVTATECSITPTARSRSESFVTSPECEDIVVSSIIPTASSTLAWWKPEEPTKEPEIIIPVKVEKSDVLMENTKVEEKNELVPLGKVVSIEKTTEERSGKIVKEVTETTTLRVSHDTHLGLASYKVTSNTLQDHMQNVDVKEVHDSHHVIIEDPNKKLNGIDREIDPISMKDLPESSKDESSRKTPIYTKMIKKITTDEEKSHTISKETKNVCSITKTYTRHHEDSGIEMSPTKRDKNEIEGEEFLENARKSGEWLRLKVLEVQPELTKLGSSVKEATELSNAHNEVLLRLQSKQSPVEELLRQADQLISTQRPRAEVYAAMAETLGQAWRDVNDLLERRKQILDSNVLFQCRAEECGESMKALEMACNDTLLPIEIEAVKNFLSKIHDLRKTMLEALMGALQEGKILLDKLKEIANEGTLDSRPDKIKIEADHAVLKVERWLEDLHDKRRLIEASFRSRKTQLEQCLALALLATDLRDLEEILNDRIAALSSTCDQLGDSSSSAELLLFELKKLQAEAKEFQDRSIKITKSTERLVSSGHFAGEQATEQAYAILGAAADYVNDLDQYETLLNRAVAFFEAARSAITKLDQLEIQLVTTEHPPFSTRLARFHAQTVSTIEDVTSKPLMEGYALLDITGRGAPGAEGVKRTVEELENRKIRLLERCTAHEEENLEISRMINVFLEKHEELHIWLTNIAEAFLQGHQDMGSDLPMAKDFYRLHSQLLDDLEKRTNEVEHLEFEVLPIRERLDEAQRREFQTKIIELQNSWTKTKNIVAHRIDLGFLYVQFHEIVDELRNKIESLENDLKSNADVLNETTIEDLKSKWKALQPVYLRLSNSGKVFLDEAAKINDPYLDVPRACLCVETLLEKFANRQLTITESWEKWQTTIKILRERRIEHERKIEESTRTLEWVSKFGEQLYPVITCQSIRVDSILRDLEGSRRRILPELNKAVDELDARIKSIDNLVEKGQMQIDQEMSERLSQMYEKLHSTAKNYKDLLMSLISIFECLHEVEHKMDEAKTKVDYITSFSKSYDVDGAVNDLEMMKRTITESLKHIQTEIEAVIVRIKQLEPSDAALRDIEKLRQALDNVASPFQRFTVETSTRIEEHRRICIFGEDLSRIDSDLRDLNDQLQTVDGRSNENLQGAKAAAAAFSQFEATMTILEQRIDVFVRTTEDTIVTSAPHVRNDLTSLKEKWRDLKSRMENSKKRMVLCIQYFELLEEAKEWYREGGKLLIVIARKATSVKVPKDATDLLLEIDNYLKPGEQNQENRIERLKELSTIIFGTDRLPQFNEVIVENRQMLDSFAVISSELRTLVQNLQNAEDLREKLRMEKLEADEKLHAVKREMAAAEAARNEAENARKVAEKIAAETLERAEMEAKRLKEEKLAKLEAQKIITQPPSFSVSAQTDKFESTDERYIHESHTSAVTKKEIHILQKMEVEKIVPIVQKEPSPPKQMTEESHKSIVHEVEQKVSPEFTIPLNDATVQEGERFTFECRLIGYPIPEVVWYKDGISILNNPDYLTTFHQGICTLTIEETFAEDSARFTCKAFNNLGSAETSAMLTVKETAPEEQPSPPVFVKELQPSVAIESSSHRLECTVEGNPLPTVQWYKNETNIDNSPDYVITYNNGEACLSFEEVFLDDRAIYTCKATNRLGQVSTSAVLDVESMETSTEKPYFLTPLSNAMARAGQRVKLECEATGNPIPRLSWTHDGKPIDETIHTKIQTESGRTSLIISEAFPKDAGCYTVIAKNDVGEASVSCNVSVKGRLPRETSDSEFACSDMEPTEPKIQLRLKDHEVVEGHTVRLDCVIVGQPEPEVIWYHNDKPVKESADFQLLFQGDKCSLIIHEAFVDDAGVYRVVAINSGGETSSQCTLKVIPISRHSEDVDSKDKQASESAIPNSPPKFVKLPTDSLVAEGEDVSFECAVTGEPKPEVKWYFDNSEIIPDKRILIKQKEDGTITMKILSAIPEDKGNYVVKATNTCGEAKAFARLVVRSLSDFRKKEEFVKMEEKLIPPSFKERFTSRLVPEGVSTKFECIAIGKPAPKIQWLFNDRPVHGKDFLVSVSGDRQVLTIPETESSHAGTISCVAENTAGKATCNAKLEIDIGPKKEEGIERVLELVEVKPVEDMHAASSSDKHFSAEKMSDEGGLGSQILTKMSQTITESTTTHTSTKKEFISSMMSSSTATPGQEPTSVTVKSTVHSTEQSTSENGAPPVVQSQKVEEFEKIVQDQPGEIRQEKTVVVSQGEEGIKRDGKTMQVQKPTRKSTAPRFVSPLTGMIVDQGADVVVEGIVDGYPQPNISWSKNGQELQSKDGAKTSYAHNHVRLELKNVNVKNAGRYTCTASNECGSASSTADLVVKKTIFPPVFGRRLQAQVVKRGDRVLMEVEITGTPEPTVIWYKDDVPVKEQPPALRIRQQGNCYILQIDKAEKVHAGKYMVRATNAGGEAQSIADFAVFEPTPDTMTEVHKTVIYENVQDKKIIQPDVKKFDVPSATLKTEQVAATTIQPSSILKTIPTPSPASASTLSTIRTTQVIEEPEMKSCRSETISSTFETHQTETKSEQKFHMKLEHKTPPIIEPRARPELTTTVKQVTQEEISSKFIEPKSVTVEEATKIENENIETSTIARKDALSFFESITKESESVPKRPKEMIKLIDDADGKGHEVKVGKLTQNYERSTAFQEIKKPEPKPTDFQTTKKSVQDIFTKLEYGSSSRGVDNKLFDFPYEEYKLPPLETKKTLLEDITVSGPPIIETISRLKAQSESTETMTEGFTLVPEPPPEIGYMPKPEEIKKKSPEVPLKAKQLQESFEKTLSPIDAPVGGVKIFPITPQKVVESPKITRKPSAMPAPPFELEKKEVIEEICIKKDVHEKKDSKILKEEKIEAPKFVPAPSVVRPPSPPRPWSSSSDIETRSHVSTDISEYRCHSAASSHQEILRSTSPRPSADGLAMEKSWAKKCTDATRKSWPPPSDSTTTMPKQFPGEDYKSSTKEFKQETEHTSDGGFKRTSMESSSTLEKRSWSSKQESMEKVIERAPSPPKVKPIIYKAETIKVDHAINTIQEKSMHEKYTSEYDIQKQASSEKTIEEFSLKSPWPVETDLKAPGLVKSVEPPKKIFVLPQESSSMTTESHSYDSVILEPGPPPEIGYVPPPTIKEKKIEKIEKTLEMSLETKPAKIPPGAIRTIPPPVSQKKEEPPPPPPPVLPPKDVRITPPPIPAKQSLLDNLEPFPFKPSPSPTVTKPATKFLPPVTPTKFVKGTFGSDYESDIEIHVKPKWRPYESDSEEPRYRRVQAPVPKQTTRPRSTEPEPLPPSKFDIPPVEFSGPSKSVLTEETQQKMYKKTIFKRHEKETKQQPNYQPSQAQGSPPVVLKPGSPPIYVQPISKSQAPKSPPTKKPESPKFKVKTFQQESGYMADTDEPLQQKASNITIQKSFGKHDGSTSSASSHIESRTSYSESKSEYFESKSYHSHEQHKKEVSSFAPATTPPPPSSLSSQKPVVDQRTSFIEKTYSSSSGTEPTKLKTAKETVYTTDLSSHRKMDTTRKVQAPSPSPSKFVKGEFRESDYESDYDGRISSVWKPRGTETDDRSFKPVKSTLTGSGKPIVATPSEKRIEETSSGFDQRTSMKEVEQESRIEDRSIVTPTKIKQVLLPGSPPEIAYAPPHGQETYYEARAGMPYHNAIGTETRKTVRMDESTENSRRIVTVEQTSRVIKFGDGQKTTSDLGPVDSTKTQKQQKSYYRVPTPKKFVQGQFRESDYESDVDSSRIRPKWAPADSDSEDPRYRRVQPPSGKSIRSSSLPVRQEHVVSPLEFDTGPPPMKRQTSMTQLRDEIKTSKLEAQKFQQPPFSRQDEQVLQPGSPPEFGFVSRNDVKKAANHVASRHMSDMTSTFKSKTEKFVSDIQSDLKQGKPILKHPAESRVSDSDEPRTYREESRVAEHGMKQIDPDTGLIYFKYDFGYEFGIVLPGEGKKTITSTNKTIQGQRRASDIEVPIVHEFTTKKENGYAKKGTTTSSSSTRSTKSATTKFGPSKTVKWEPTSESEFSEAEDTKNARRRYPGVGGDTMPPPPSLVIPCSPSPSRWDYTTPSPLSLSPSLPSLSPRYSSATGPPSNVDSAVMFNLTGSPWPTSNGVASTKEVIQPYLEILPKKAPLFITPLRDIAVVSGQTARFECIVQAEPQPNILWSKDGRIIENSSNFEIHYRNGVCRLTIAHAFPDDAGTYACTATNGLGSTVTSATLQVPGNRRSIYAPI